Proteins encoded in a region of the Photobacterium angustum genome:
- a CDS encoding P-II family nitrogen regulator, with amino-acid sequence MKIINAIIKPFKLDDVREALADVGVEGMTVSEVKGFGRQKGHTELYRGAEYQVDFLPKVKIEIATQAQNLDAIVEAISNAAQTGKIGDGKIFVYDLEHAVRIRTGEVDTEAL; translated from the coding sequence ATGAAGATAATTAACGCCATTATTAAGCCATTTAAATTAGACGACGTACGTGAAGCATTAGCCGATGTCGGTGTAGAAGGTATGACAGTCTCGGAAGTCAAAGGATTTGGCCGACAGAAAGGGCATACAGAGCTTTACCGTGGTGCAGAATATCAGGTCGATTTTTTACCTAAAGTGAAAATTGAAATTGCGACACAAGCTCAGAATTTAGATGCCATTGTTGAAGCCATCAGCAATGCCGCACAAACCGGGAAAATCGGTGACGGCAAAATTTTTGTTTACGATCTTGAGCACGCGGTACGTATTCGTACTGGTGAAGTGGATACAGAAGCACTGTAA
- a CDS encoding YacL family protein: protein MDYEFKKNTLDGTYHAIFSMGHEVLGRWIIEEIGKDTEKLDLIMDQLSAMKNSSQEWRLVGEELTLLLQDNEALVQANCLFSEEEEDFEEDFHFYDEESLSVCGFEDLEQVLEGWRTFIARF from the coding sequence ATGGACTACGAATTTAAAAAAAATACCTTGGACGGTACTTATCACGCTATTTTTTCTATGGGTCATGAAGTATTGGGTCGTTGGATCATTGAAGAAATAGGTAAGGATACCGAGAAGCTCGATCTCATCATGGATCAACTTAGTGCAATGAAAAACAGTAGCCAAGAGTGGCGTTTAGTGGGGGAAGAATTAACCCTATTATTGCAAGATAATGAAGCCTTAGTTCAAGCTAACTGTTTGTTTTCAGAAGAAGAGGAAGACTTTGAAGAGGATTTTCATTTCTATGATGAAGAAAGTCTTTCTGTTTGTGGATTTGAAGATCTTGAGCAAGTGTTAGAAGGTTGGCGTACTTTTATTGCTCGTTTTTAA
- a CDS encoding glycerate kinase, producing the protein MKIIIAPDSYKESLTAMEVATAIENGFRQVLPNAEYIKLPMADGGEGTVQSLVDASNGRIIECTVTGPLGEQVNSFFGLMGDNKTAIIEMAAASGLHLVSSEQRNPMLTTSFGTGELIIAALDKGVEHIIIGIGGSATNDGGVGMAQALGARLQDENNNPICFGGGALARLHHIDISNIDPRLAKVKLEVACDVDNPLCGEKGASRIFGPQKGAIPEMVDQLDANLAHYAKIIKRDLGRDVKNRAGAGAAGGIGAALLGFFNAQLRSGIEIVMDAVNLADVLKDADLVITGEGRIDSQTIHGKTPIGVARTAKRFNKPVIGIAGCLSYDCDAVYDHGIDAVFSVVPRSVSLTEALAEAAINVELTARNVAAIYAIVR; encoded by the coding sequence ATGAAAATTATTATTGCTCCTGATTCTTACAAAGAAAGCTTAACGGCAATGGAAGTGGCTACCGCGATTGAAAACGGTTTCCGCCAAGTATTACCAAACGCTGAATACATTAAACTTCCCATGGCTGATGGCGGTGAAGGCACTGTGCAATCATTGGTAGATGCTAGCAACGGTCGTATTATTGAGTGCACAGTAACAGGTCCTTTAGGCGAGCAAGTAAACAGCTTCTTCGGTTTAATGGGTGATAACAAAACCGCGATTATTGAAATGGCGGCTGCATCTGGTTTACATCTTGTTAGCTCTGAGCAACGAAATCCCATGTTGACGACCAGCTTTGGTACAGGTGAATTAATTATCGCTGCATTGGATAAAGGTGTAGAGCACATAATTATTGGTATTGGTGGAAGCGCAACTAACGACGGAGGTGTCGGTATGGCACAAGCGTTGGGGGCACGTCTACAGGATGAAAACAACAACCCAATTTGCTTCGGTGGCGGTGCGTTAGCTCGCTTGCACCATATTGATATCAGTAACATCGACCCTCGCCTTGCTAAGGTAAAATTAGAAGTTGCATGTGATGTCGATAATCCACTGTGTGGCGAAAAAGGCGCATCACGGATCTTCGGTCCTCAGAAAGGTGCAATTCCGGAAATGGTTGATCAACTTGACGCTAACCTTGCCCATTACGCCAAAATTATTAAACGTGATTTAGGTCGTGATGTAAAAAACAGGGCTGGTGCGGGTGCTGCTGGCGGTATAGGAGCTGCTTTGCTTGGATTTTTTAACGCGCAGTTACGTTCAGGAATAGAAATAGTCATGGATGCGGTCAATTTAGCAGACGTATTAAAAGACGCTGATTTAGTGATCACAGGTGAAGGTCGCATTGATAGCCAAACTATTCATGGTAAAACCCCAATTGGGGTTGCACGCACAGCAAAACGTTTCAACAAACCTGTCATTGGTATTGCAGGGTGCCTATCTTATGACTGTGATGCCGTGTATGACCACGGGATTGATGCAGTATTCAGTGTCGTACCACGCTCGGTAAGTTTGACTGAAGCGCTAGCAGAAGCTGCAATTAACGTTGAGCTTACGGCACGTAATGTGGCTGCAATTTACGCAATAGTTCGCTAA